One genomic segment of Plasmodium vivax chromosome 9, whole genome shotgun sequence includes these proteins:
- a CDS encoding hypothetical protein, conserved (encoded by transcript PVX_091265A), translating to MLPRRVAFYRHAHEQLKLFFQKSASHERGKIKTGGHAYSSIVGKYNKSEKKKFIISSCKTSTDFKNGQWGKQKGGKPANRTNPQSSNNFFLNRITHKQNGKKKTCDRNEMTEIVEVTRISNRYIRHILPKQGLHYLYSYQYALIELLNRGNNVLVSLLYSDCMVSYVAYSFYKINAANVDAQGGVLTSNREGDNTISIEDKTKKRRKKNNFICPDKSVLIVASSQAQTSALHETIIKLKPPDVSTYLINNEGNIQTVKSNYFLYNIIILNAESFPPQGDFSVLLELVNFIIMDDLSELYRLQMDSTVKNILTTCKEKQDRGDALQVLLVNKSHDQWVVNDLLQHARGAKYEVIAEGSMDPVGQIDPVGQIDPVGPIDPIDPFNLHSSGSASLDDQGKSPPGKRPHSRGKTTSEGVAPRWGTPLHYVNLRRYRKNNCDHLSICAPMSEDRKFLILFYLLRKEQNKKIIIYYNKSDVYAFYGFVNAYIPCVFVSRAHKGDYKNSIVRTFNKTGEYVLITDDMSIKKAHPVDAHVHIHYTFQEGANLYVDALFEGVPGDAISPTAVSPTAVSGVLASGRSTDGPPAASTQSILFYSKKQRKQYEAINAIFNFKSYPLPPAKELKGNFLTFLIDEIKEVVVEDNKHLEEAQKIHEKYGHAFLSAALYYIQKKKLFKKNLKKKDYSNVTFIVERNTQLHTKGTVLTFLNELLNLKKNVGDINFFVQNYVYCKRGYIMTVPEDIYNVMHKNKSAGANAGRWAHLHMYILYNNYEKRFRATHLRRGVYKSKKSLRRLKKRVNMKMERVEMSKLKSWMSSTFKLNRRNVKRDASPGGTAGQPT from the exons ATGCTCCCCCGAAGGGTAGCCTTCTACCGCCATGCGCACGAGCagttaaaattattttttcaaaaaagtgcATCCCATGAAaggggtaaaataaaaacagggGGCCACGCCTACAGCTCCATCGTCGGGAAATACaacaaaagtgaaaagaagaagtttATCATCTCGTCGTGTAAAACGTCGACGGATTTTAAGAATGGCCAGTGGGGAAAgcagaaagggggaaaaccaGCTAACAGAACAAATCCACAAAGCAgcaacaattttttcctgaACAGAATAACGCATAAacagaatggaaaaaaaaaaacatgcgaTAGAAACGAAATGACCGAAATTGTGGAAGTCACCAGAATTAGCAACAGATACATAAGACACATTTTACCTAAACAGGGTCTGCATTATTTGTACTCATACCAGTATGCTCTGATTGAGCTGCTAAACCGGGGCAATAACGTCTTGGTCAGTTTGCTCTACTCTGACTGCATGGTATCTTACGTGGCTTattcattttacaaaataaatgccgCTAATGTGGATGCACAAGGGGGGGTATTAACATCTAACAGGGAGGGAGACAACACCATTTCGATAGAAGATAagacaaaaaagaggagaaaaaaaaataatttcatatgCCCAGACAAGTCCGTACTTATTGTGGCCTCATCACAGGCACAAACCTCCGCGCTTCACGAAACGATCATAAAATTGAAACCTCCAGATGTGTCAACCTACTTAATAAATAACGAAGGGAACATTCAAACGGTGAAATccaattattttctttacaatATAATCATTTTGAACGCTGAaagcttccccccccaaggcGATTTCTCCGTTTTGCTGGAGCTTGTAAACTTCATCATAATGGATGACTTGAGCGAGCTGTACCGGTTACAGATGGACTCTACggtgaaaaatattttaacaaccTGTAAGGAGAAGCAAGACCGGGGGGATGCCCTGCAGGTTTTGCTCGTGAATAAATCGCATGACCAGTGGGTCGTGAATGACTTGCTGCAGCACGCGCGGGGTGCAAAGTATGAGGTTATTGCGGAGGGTTCGATGGACCCGGTTGGCCAGATTGACCCGGTTGGCCAGATCGACCCGGTTGGCCCGATTGACCCGATTGACCCCTTCAACCTGCATAGCTCGGGGAGTGCCTCGCTCGACGATCAGGGGAAGTCCCCCCCAGGGAAGAGGCCACACAGTCGCGGTAAAACCACCTCAGAAGGCGTCGCCCCACGATGGGGAACACCCCTCCACTACGTCAACCTACGGAGGTACAGAAAGAACAACTGCGACCATCTGAGCATTTGTGCCCCCATGAGTGAGGacagaaaatttttaattctctTTTACCTTCTAAGaaaggagcaaaataaaaaaataataatttactaCAATAAGAGTGACGTGTACGCTTTCTATGGATTTGTCAATGCGTACATCCCTTGCGTGTTCGTGTCGAGGGCACACAAAGGTGACTACAAGAACAGCATAGTGAGGACGTTTAACAAGACGGGGGAGTATGTGCTGATCACGGACGACATGAGCATAAAGAAGGCCCACCCCGTGGatgcgcatgtgcatatacacTACACCTTCCAGGAGGGCGCGAATTTGTACGTGGACGCGCTGTTCGAGGGGGTTCCCGGCGATGCAATTAGCCCTACTGCAGTCAGCCCTACTGCAGTCAGCGGCGTGCTTGCAAGTGGTCGCTCCACGGATGGCCCCCCCGCCGCGTCGACCCAGTCCATCCTGTTCTACAGCAAAAAGCAGCGCAAGCAGTACGAAGCGATCAACGCGATTTTTAACTTCAAGAGCTACCCCCTACCGCCCGCCAAGGAGCTAAAAGGTAATTTCCTCACCTTTCTGATTGACGAAATTAAGGAGGTCGTCGTTGAAGACAATAAGCACTTGGAGGAGGCCCAAAAAATTCACGAGAAATATGGGCACGCCTTCCTCTCCGCAGcgttatattatatacaaaaaaaaaaactctttaaaaaaaatttaaaaaaaaaagattattcCAATGTGACATTCATCGTAGAGAGGAACACGCAGCTCCACACGAAGGGGACCgttttaacctttttaaacGAGTTgttgaatttaaaaaaaaacgttggagacatcaatttttttgttcaaaattATGTGTACTGCAAGAGGGGGTATATCATGACCGTGCCCGAGGACATATACAACGTGATGCACAAGAATAAAAGTGCCGGCGCGAATGCCGGCAGGTGGGCCCACCTACACATGTATATTCTGTATAACAACTATGAAAAGCGGTTTAGGGCTACACACCTCAGGAGGGGGGTATACAAGTCGAAGAAGTCGCTCAG GAGACTCAAAAAACGAGTGAACATGAAGATGGAACGAGTCGAAATGAGCAAACTGAAGAGCTGGATGTCCTCCACGTTTAAGTTAAACAGGAGGAACGTAAAAAGGGACGCTTCACCGGGGGGAACAGCGGGTCAGCCGACTTGA
- a CDS encoding hypothetical protein, conserved (encoded by transcript PVX_091280A) codes for MKRKSVFIKKNVIKAQNTLDKFGIFKKVNVVKKEQPEKQRQNETDDEGVEAKRGGDTVKVKKEIHNDRENEKRNDNIIKSEHSADGHPSFRVKVKLEGHSAPNRNREGGTKDPLGKYSGGRSERGGRSSGGEGDVEDSRVDDEDNDEIGENGENGANGANGENDDRGNRGKRGNSGNNGGDDSDMRYSRDKREKKKKKEDHTGESNTPLHKLYQPIYKEDYINEIRSKRNPLLTTVLDEDLNFNLILCGPPGSGKSSLVNVIKNKTNNLFISLFHLNNLNNELRKIYDQSVINYKLSKKKTILCIKDINRLNKNQQENLLLILKKGYFYLLATCLFNPMNILNASLSSRCLYLYLNPYDKIELALIIKRIINKLDIDIEDNALNIIMNHSCGDARVAINIIEFAIKNMERERERDKGRDHRNDPEKDSRNDPEKDHRNDPESNSRNDMEKEKRNSMEHAEEAKKSCDIITKQFKLKDFSELHKWASSTHIEKKVIQLTNIKNFLQNFPSNDNKLDHFNFISGLHKSIRAGNIKAAILYLTKSLKNGEDPLYICRRLIRIASEDIGLANHDVLSICINTHYACKAIGMPECQTALIYAVIVLCKSSKSNYIYLVENNAKQICNEYSFDVPFHLRNTSNRYVYTNQPEILTFEEHLKKYKDVQKYLPDYIEKLELLPEL; via the coding sequence atgaagagaaaatcGGTTTTCATCAAAAAGAATGTCATAAAGGCGCAAAACACGTTGGATAAGtttggcatttttaaaaaggtgaacgtggtgaagaaggagcagccGGAGAAGCAGAGGCAAAACGAAACGGACGACGAGGGGGTGGAggccaaaaggggaggagacACCGTtaaggtgaaaaaggaaatccaTAACGATAGGGAGAATGAAAAGAGGAATGATAACATCATCAAAAGTGAACACAGCGCAGATGGGCATCCGTCATTCAGGGTTAAGGTAAAGTTAGAAGGTCATTCGGCCCCCAATAGAAACCGAGAGGGGGGCACAAAAGACCCCTTGGGGAAGTACTCTGGTGGGAGGAGCGAAAGGGGGGGTCGCAGCAGTGGGGGAGAAGGCGATGTGGAAGACAGCAGGGTGGATGATGAGGATAATGACGAGATTGGCGAAAATGGCGAGAATGGCGCGAATGGCGCGAATGGCGAAAATGACGACAGAGGCAACCGTGGAAAACGCGGCAACAGTGGTAACAACGGAGGGGACGATTCCGACATGCGCTACAGCAGAGacaagagggaaaaaaaaaaaaaaaaagaagatcaCACCGGAGAAAGCAACACCCCCTTGCACAAGCTGTACCAACCAATATATAAGGAAGACTATATAAACGAAATTCGAAGCAAGAGAAATCCATTGCTCACAACTGTATTGGATGAagatttaaattttaatttaattttatgtggACCTCCAGGTTCGGGAAAATCCTCCCTAgttaatgttataaaaaataaaaccaacAATTTGTTCATCTCGCTTTTCCACCTgaacaatttaaataatgaaCTCAGAAAGATATACGACCAGTCAGTAATCAATTACAAGCTatcgaagaagaagaccATCCTTTGCATAAAAGATATAAATAGGCTGAACAAAAATCAGCAAGAAAATTTAttgctcattttgaagaaaggCTATTTTTACCTCCTCGCCACGTGCCTTTTCAACCccatgaatattttaaatgccTCCCTGAGCTCGAGGTGCTTGTATTTGTACCTGAACCCGTATGATAAAATAGAACTGGCGTTAATTATCAAGAGGATAATTAACAAGCTGGACATTGACATTGAGGATAACGCTTTGAACATAATAATGAACCACTCGTGCGGGGACGCGCGGGTGGCCATCAACATCATCGAGTTTGCCATTAAGAATATGGAGCGGGAGAGGGAACGGGACAAAGGGAGGGACCACCGAAACGATCCAGAAAAGGACAGTCGAAACGATCCAGAGAAGGACCACCGAAACGATCCAGAAAGTAACAGTCGAAATGAcatggagaaggaaaaacgaaacagcATGGAACATgcggaagaagcgaaaaaaagcTGCGACATTATTACGAAGCAGTTCAAACTGAAGGACTTTAGCGAACTGCACAAATGGGCATCATCCACtcatattgaaaaaaaagttatccAATTaactaatataaaaaattttttgcaaaacttcCCATCGAATGATAACAAGCTAGACCACTTTAACTTCATCTCCGGATTACACAAAAGTATCAGAGCTGGAAATATCAAAGCAGCTATTTTGTACTTAACAAAATCTTTGAAGAACGGGGAAGATCCCTTGTACATTTGCAGACGGTTAATTCGAATAGCGTCTGAGGACATCGGGCTGGCGAACCACGACGTGCTGTCTATTTGTATCAACACACATTATGCATGCAAGGCTATAGGGATGCCTGAGTGCCAGACGGCGCTAATATACGCTGTCATTGTTTTATGCAAGTCGTCCAAAAGTAACTACATTTACCTTGTGGAGAATAACGCCAAACAGATTTGCAACGAATACAGCTTTGATGTGCCCTTCCATTTGAGGAACACGTCCAACAGGTACGTCTACACCAACCAGCCCGAAATTCTCACCTTCGAGGAGCATTTGAAAAAGTACAAGGATGTGCAGAAGTATTTGCCTGACTATATAGAAAAGTTGGAGCTTTTGCCCGAACTATGA
- a CDS encoding hypothetical protein, conserved (encoded by transcript PVX_091275A) yields the protein MNSLERKLKLLNYNPVEVGKDEFYHMILKLEEEKIRLYKPKEREKINYTKEKNYIEHILKYLKKLNINVRNVNKANMHEVGVRTYILNSLATLALIDEYKDLVGYDEGFGELPDEQCGEQRVDGVNHPDNHVGNAQRTAECNSPLSNQSTVANFFELNYLNEAELEEQRKRSDNLRVITEQINEIFKKCEIPLLVCNDQDGTKRMCLILSALHAIKEKLKKKKKTNNPHYESLFNFNIKVTNTDLKDFAYITRYLLNRVLKERKAHLKGVLNDIQMLTYNPVVDIRQGKVGR from the coding sequence ATGAACTCGCTGGAAAGGAAGCTGAAGCTGCTCAATTACAACCCCGTGGAGGTAGGAAAGGACGAGTTCTACCATATGATATTAAAattggaggaggagaaaatccGCCTGTACAAACCaaaggagagggaaaaaattaactacaCCAAGGAGAAGAACTACATCGagcatattttgaaatatttaaaaaaactgaacATCAATGTGCGCAATGTTAACAAAGCGAATATGCACGAGGTGGGGGTCCGGACGTACATCCTGAACAGCCTCGCCACGCTGGCTCTGATCGATGAGTATAAGGACCTCGTGGGCTACGACGAGGGTTTCGGAGAGCTCCCTGATGAGCAGTGTGGTGAGCAGCGCGTTGATGGCGTGAACCACCCTGACAACCACGTGGGAAACGCCCAACGCACCGCGGAGTGCAACTCCCCCCTGTCGAACCAAAGCACAGTCGCAAACTTCTTCGAGTTGAATTACCTGAACGAAGCCGAGCTGGAGGAGCAGCGGAAACGAAGCGACAACCTCAGAGTGATAACCGAGCAGATTAacgaaatatttaaaaagtgtgAGATCCCTTTGCTGGTTTGTAACGACCAGGATGGTACTAAGCGGATGTGCCTCATCCTTTCGGCACTGCACGCAATTAAggagaaattgaaaaaaaaaaaaaaaacgaataaccCGCATTACGAAAGTTTATtcaattttaacataaaggTGACCAACACCGATTTGAAGGACTTTGCCTACATCACGAGGTATTTGCTTAACAGGGTGCTGAAGGAGCGAAAGGCCCACCTGAAGGGGGTGCTCAACGACATCCAGATGTTAACGTACAACCCGGTTGTAGACATACGGCAGGGCAAAGTGGGCAGGTGA
- a CDS encoding hypothetical protein, conserved (encoded by transcript PVX_091285A) produces the protein MSNMLHEEKSQHALHKHVEQHIHILNSTEISDKDKKLNALRIIYEKLSEFFTICKEEEKEKFCLFFRNYLLCQLHKWINEEFDECRNFTLDIYFLIEKNLDDTLLDCVLFKNVSKDDNFLHICTNRLKEDKNKKIIEDKEEVRLKIVQFFSIIVHRFRNKCADVAPHVLDINPYLEDILTALSVLIKDPFPLIKKISCQLLCELSFENQPKDFNHLYRSLLKGLLTALAVRQNDIRELALRCLKKLLCLGSNRDFLEDLAECLKNVCRKKSSNVLLQVVDCIEVWNLQISDLSKCERAKLVFIVLLCANANISPSFNERCYTALKRIASSLKGLASGLSERHIGKEELLQNGTPEKAKTNAHRNEENVGEGRTVWQKEHCCEHSGEAPCEYFFSRMNTLFYTPSPFNVVRSDIPALFGEIKKELFYEIMNNERGLWSEGKDDFASILTAFLLCTHRDTVHFVRPILSFVYKSLVLFKYIDCPTTPLLVSGISAEGVTQKGAPPKGVTQKGAPPKGVTQKGAPPKGVSQKGAPPKDASLKNAASQYGYEYESFLYLTKFVCLIITCGYLTPLSVTLPEVAQLLLGDCNVKKVAESFYKLSDVSPGGAHDGDESWRNNSTVCLTNNSGGAGTEYIFSNTNYHKYQRKAYERWCAHRKSDFLLEEHAGGGGQLEQHLEKRATDDDRGEEPKEGGPLDVVKREAANGSANGLTTGSTNESVLYPADSAPLICDNKKIVLMMLSQLLAGHYLRNVLAESKLEDEDINFILFLISENAKYEHVDAFPYMLITLEHLLNIIGEDCKKYSKIFFHFLVMLQSDTQFCPQSQVQKLIEKIEHYHYGEKAKIDFYNDEYVHFVQNVPTMININDFNNFKCNIEFLNVLLCNISEEVMMEQSTHLINFLLIIMNQELRPFMKSEFLLFLNLFCSRNIFPNFLQKNSQQILKNILLPLCTWKSGLNEAQTRKGALHCIRTLFVKNALHKFVLENNVLIENLVCVLKSSIDDTWNGENREIAIAIYAQIARRISNNNILLDLLKILLKLMDDSSGTIRKLSANGLYSLFLNESLIISDELCEEIFPTLLLHMDDDSTEVSETLYRTLLLARKFNQTIFMKHAKNSCECTAHAKWYKEELLK, from the exons ATGAGCAACATGCTGCACGAAGAAAAAAGCCAACACGCGCTGCACAAACATGTCGAGCAACacatacacattttaaaCAGCACAGAAATATCAGACaaagacaaaaaattaaacgccttaagaataatatatgaaaagctgtcagaattttttaccatttgcaaggaggaagaaaaggaaaaattttgcctcttttttcgGAACTATCTGCTGTGCCAGCTGCACAAATGGATTAACGAAGAATTCGATGAGTGCAGGAATTTTACTCTTGacatttactttttaattgaaaaaaatctcGATGATACATTGCTAGACTGCGtgctatttaaaaatgtcagTAAGGATGACAATTTTCTTCATATCTGTACGAACAGATTAaaggaagataaaaataaaaaaattatagaagaTAAAGAAGAAGTCAGgttaaaaattgtgcaatttttcaGCATTATCGTCCACAGATTTAGGAACAAATGCGCAGACGTTGCTCCACACGTGCTGGACATTAACCCCTATCTTGAAGACATTTTAACGGCTTTATCAGTTTTAATTAAAGACCCCTTTCcccttataaaaaaaatcagctgCCAGTTGTTATGTGAACTATCGTTTGAAAATCAGCCGAAGGACTTTAATCAC CTGTACAGGAGCCTGTTGAAAGGTTTGTTGACCGCCTTAGCCGTAAGACAGAATGACATTCGCGAG cTTGCTCTGAGATGCCTGAAAAAGCTGCTATGCCTCGGGAGCAACAGAGATTTCCTTGAAGACCTCGCAGAATGTTTAAAAAACGTGTGCAGGAAAAAATCGAGCAACGTTTTGCTCCAAGTGGTGGATTGCATTGAAGTTTGGAATTTACAGATTAGCGACTTGAGCAAGTGCGAAAGGGCTAAACTAGTGTTTATCGTCCTCTTATGCGCGAATGCAAATATATCCCCTTCCTTCAACGAGCGATGTTACACTGCGCTGAAAAGGATAGCCTCTTCGTTAAAGGGATTAGCGAGTGGGCTAAGTGAGAGGCATATCGGCAAAGAGGAActtctccaaaatggcacacctgaaaaggcaaaaacgAACGCGCATCGAAATGAGGAAAATGTTGGTGAGGGAAGAACCGTTTGGCAGAAGGAACACTGCTGTGAGCACTCGGGAGAAGCACCatgtgaatattttttctccaggATGAACACCCTGTTTTACACACCCTCCCCGTTTAACGTTGTGCGCAGCGATATTCCTGCCCTCTttggggaaataaaaaaggaactaTTCTACGAGATTATGAATAATGAACGAGGTTTGTGGAGCGAAGGGAAGGACGATTTCGCCAGCATTTTAACCGCGTTTCTGTTGTGCACCCACCGCGACACGGTTCATTTTGTTAGGCCCATCTTGTCCTTTGTGTACAAATCGCTGGTCCTGTTTAAGTACATCGACTGCCCGACGACGCCCTTGTTGGTGAGCGGTATCTCTGCGGAGGGAGTCACACAGAAGGGCGCCCCACCGAAGGGAGTCACACAGAAGGGCGCCCCACCGAAGGGAGTCACACAGAAGGGCGCCCCACCGAAGGGAGTCTCACAGAAGGGCGCCCCACCGAAAGACGCCTCGCTGAAGAACGCCGCCTCCCAGTACGGCTACGAATACGAGTCCTTTTTGTACCTCACCAAATTTGTCTGCCTAATTATCACGTGTGGGTATTTAACGCCCCTGAGTGTGACGCTCCCCGAAGTGGCCCAACTCCTACTAGGCGACTGCAACGTTAAAAAAGTTGCGGAGAGCTTTTACAAACTTAGCGACGTATCCCCGGGTGGCGCGCATGATGGAGATGAAAGTTGGAGAAACAACTCCACCGTTTGTTTAACCAACAACAGTGGTGGAGCTGGCacagaatatattttttcaaacacGAATTATCACAAGTACCAGCGGAAGGCGTACGAAAGGTGGTGTGCGCACAGGAAGAGCGACTTTCTTTTGGAGGAGCACGCTGGTGGGGGTGGTCAGCTGGAGCAGCACTTGGAAAAGAGAGCCACGGATGATGACCGGGGGGAAGAGCCCAAGGAAGGGGGACCGCTAGATGTGGTGAAGAGAGAGGCGGCGAACGGATCGGCGAACGGATTGACGACCGGATCGACGAACGAATCGGTGCTCTACCCCGCGGACAGCGCCCCCCTTATCTGCGACAACAAAAAAATCGTGCTGATGATGCTGTCCCAGTTGCTGGCCGGCCATTACCTGCGGAACGTGCTGGCAGAAAGCAAACTGGAGGACGAAGACATAAATTTCATTCTATTTCTAATAAGCGAAAATGCGAAATACGAGCATGTAGATGCGTTTCCCTACATGTTAATAACCCTGGAGCATTTGCTAAACATCATCGGGGAGGACTGCAAAAAGTacagcaaaatttttttccactttttggTCATGTTACAATCAGATACCCAGTTTTGCCCGCAATCACAAgtgcaaaaattaattgaaaaaattgagcatTATCACTATGGGGAGAAAGCCAAAATTGATTTTTACAACGATGAGTATGTCCACTTTGTGCAGAACGTCCCCACgatgataaatataaacgaCTTTAACAATTTCAAATGTAACattgaatttttaaatgtactTTTGTGTAACATAAGCGAAGAAGTCATGATGGAGCAGTCCACACatttgataaattttttactcatAATTATGAATCAAGAATTAAGGCCATTCATGAAATcagaatttttattattcttaaatttgttttgttccagaaatattttccccaattttttacaaaaaaattcgcaacaaattttaaaaaatattttgttgcCCTTGTGCACATGGAAGAGTGGCCTGAACGAAGCGCAGACACGAAAAGGAGCTCTACATTGCATAAGAACATTATTCGTAAAAAATGCCCTCCACAAATTTGTACTTGAAAATAATGTCCTCATTGAAAATTTGGTGTGTGTGCTAAAATCCTCCATTGATGATACGTGGAATGGAGAAAACAGAGAAATAGCCATCGCcatatatgcacaaattGCAAGGCGCATAagcaataataatattttgctcgacttgttaaaaattttgctgAAGCTAATGGACGACTCAAGTGGCACAATTCGTAAGTTGTCCGCAAATGGATtgtattccctttttctgaATGAGTCTTTAATTATATCTGATGAACTTTGTGAGGAGATTTTCCCCACCCTGCTGCTCCACATGGATGACGACTCTACAGAAGTCAGTGAAACGCTTTACCGTACCTTACTGCTTGCCAGAAAGTTTAACCAGACGATTTTTATGAAG cacGCGAAAAATTCCTGCGAGTGTACCGCACATGCGAAATGGTACAAGGAGGAGCTGCTCAAATGA
- a CDS encoding hypothetical protein, conserved (encoded by transcript PVX_091270A), whose translation MTNLNVESGYFNDELKEEANEANFMYTNISMLIRAHRKDRNKLTLQNKKLNLIKIVGFVLAIEEKKEFIVYTVDDSTGYIKAKLLLTYSYSACNDKNEDIKVDDMVQIFGICNTVSINEDLTISISSINKVNSLNHLCHHHLLVFHNYLKFLETQKKNLALEDERAKNEEDEIAPHVPTNDNPFFNSFFY comes from the coding sequence ATGACAAACCTGAACGTGGAGAGCGGCTACTTCAACGACgagctgaaggaggaagccAACGAGGCGAATTTCATGTACACCAACATCAGCATGCTCATAAGGGCGCACAGGAAAGACAGAAATAAGCTGACCctccaaaataaaaaattaaacctCATCAAAATAGTCGGCTTCGTATTAGCCAtcgaggagaaaaaggaattcaTAGTCTACACAGTTGACGATTCCACGGGGTACATCAAGGCAAAGCTCCTCTTAACATATTCCTACTCTGCATGCAacgataaaaatgaagatataAAAGTAGATGACATGGTGCAGATCTTTGGCATCTGCAATACTGTGAGCATTAATGAAGACCTAACCATTTCGATAAGCTCAATTAACAAGGTGAATTCGCTCAACCACTTGTGCCACCACCACTTGCTGGTCTTCCATAACTACTTAAAATTTCTGGAGActcagaagaaaaatttggcGCTGGAGGACGAGCGGGCCAAAAACGAGGAGGACGAAATTGCCCCCCACGTGCCGACCAACGATAATCCCTTCTTCAACTCGTTCTTTTACTGA